In Lachnospiraceae bacterium, one DNA window encodes the following:
- a CDS encoding transposase encodes MIPYKQLSLKDIFTDCQEKFEHDKPAFLSLLETHIDIDEFIPISFRNHFYASTGRTRKYPLQAFLWALIIQRIFSIPTDQLLLTFLAYSKPLREFCGFTKVPDTSKITRFKQDFLDDLQFVFDKLVDVTEPICQAIDSAKADMTSFDSSGIEAFVTENNPKYANRIIKQLKAHAKAHGFDKSYDSYKAAYGSMPSHASANPEIKQLYINGHFCYVFKFGIVTNGLGIIRHISFYNKEFMLSHPDIVVEKKSDSPDEDKCVHDSKLLIPTLKDFFSKHPLINPKTFLADAAFDTVELYKSLLTGDHKHFSKAYIPLNARSGLENKDYSINENGVPCCPHDPSLPMKPEGSKSNLRSGIPTFKFVCPKMKWVYDKTTRKAHRQCFCENPCTSSKCGRMVYIYPEKNLRTYPGTIRGTEEWDDTYKIRTVVERDINHIKDNLCLAGRRTHLLKLCLANLIANLLILVVKLGADSGCL; translated from the coding sequence ATGATACCATATAAACAGCTTTCTTTGAAAGATATTTTTACAGATTGCCAAGAAAAATTTGAACATGACAAACCTGCGTTTCTTTCTCTATTGGAAACCCATATCGATATTGATGAGTTTATTCCGATTTCTTTCAGAAATCATTTCTATGCATCGACGGGCAGAACCCGTAAATACCCTTTGCAAGCTTTCCTGTGGGCTTTGATTATACAACGTATTTTCTCTATCCCTACAGATCAGCTTCTCTTGACTTTTCTCGCTTATTCAAAACCGCTTCGTGAGTTCTGCGGCTTTACCAAAGTCCCTGACACTTCCAAAATCACTCGTTTCAAACAGGACTTTTTAGATGACTTACAGTTCGTATTCGATAAGCTTGTTGATGTTACCGAACCTATCTGCCAGGCAATTGACTCTGCGAAAGCAGATATGACCAGCTTTGATTCTTCCGGTATTGAAGCATTTGTTACCGAAAATAATCCGAAGTATGCGAACAGGATCATCAAGCAGCTTAAGGCGCATGCGAAAGCTCATGGCTTTGATAAATCTTATGATTCCTACAAGGCTGCCTATGGCTCCATGCCTTCCCATGCCTCTGCTAATCCTGAGATCAAACAGCTATATATCAATGGGCATTTTTGCTATGTCTTCAAATTTGGTATTGTCACCAACGGGCTGGGCATTATCCGACATATCTCTTTTTATAACAAAGAATTTATGCTGTCTCATCCGGATATCGTTGTCGAAAAGAAATCCGATTCCCCTGACGAAGATAAATGTGTTCATGATTCAAAGCTTTTGATTCCAACACTGAAAGACTTCTTTTCCAAACATCCGCTAATTAATCCGAAAACCTTCCTCGCAGATGCGGCTTTTGATACCGTTGAGCTTTATAAGAGCCTCCTTACCGGTGACCATAAACATTTCTCGAAAGCTTATATCCCTCTGAATGCAAGATCGGGTCTTGAAAATAAGGATTATTCCATTAATGAAAATGGGGTTCCCTGTTGCCCTCACGACCCTTCTCTGCCTATGAAACCCGAGGGCAGTAAATCAAACTTACGAAGCGGTATACCAACGTTCAAGTTTGTCTGTCCAAAAATGAAATGGGTCTATGACAAGACGACTCGAAAAGCACATCGCCAATGTTTTTGTGAAAACCCGTGTACTTCTTCCAAATGCGGTCGCATGGTATACATATATCCTGAAAAGAACCTTCGTACTTATCCCGGGACAATCCGTGGAACCGAAGAATGGGATGATACCTATAAAATCAGGACTGTAGTGGAAAGAGATATCAATCACATCAAGGATAATCTGTGTCTTGCAGGGCGCCGGACTCACCTTCTCAAGCTGTGCCTGGCGAATCTTATAGCCAACCTTCTCATCCTTGTGGTCAAGCTCGGTGCGGATTCCGGCTGCCTTTAA